Proteins encoded in a region of the Pigmentiphaga litoralis genome:
- a CDS encoding NAD-dependent protein deacetylase produces the protein MTVNDNALQDFIARHPRLFVLTGAGCSTDSGIPDYRDEAGGWKRRPPMTYQVFMGDSVARARYWARSMIGWRSFGRARYNAAHAALARLEHQGHIVLLVTQNVDGLHEAAGSTNVLDLHGRLDRVRCMICERVIPRPDVQVMLESANPEWVHLAASDAPDGDADLDNQDFSQFREPRCQVCGGILKPDVVFFGETVPRGRIEQAIGALESADGMLVVGSSLMVHSGYRYAQMASRLGIPICAVNLGQTRADDLLTLKVQQSCSVALDSLVA, from the coding sequence ATGACCGTGAACGACAACGCACTTCAGGATTTCATTGCCCGCCACCCCAGGCTGTTCGTATTGACCGGGGCAGGGTGCAGCACCGATTCAGGCATCCCCGACTATCGCGACGAAGCAGGCGGCTGGAAACGCCGTCCCCCCATGACCTACCAAGTCTTCATGGGCGACTCGGTCGCCCGGGCCCGCTACTGGGCACGCAGCATGATCGGCTGGCGCAGCTTTGGCCGCGCCCGCTACAACGCCGCCCACGCCGCGCTCGCGCGGCTGGAACACCAGGGGCACATCGTCCTCCTGGTGACCCAGAACGTGGACGGCCTGCACGAGGCCGCCGGCAGCACCAACGTCCTGGACCTGCATGGGCGGCTGGATCGGGTGCGCTGCATGATCTGCGAACGCGTCATTCCCCGGCCGGACGTTCAGGTCATGCTGGAAAGCGCCAATCCGGAATGGGTGCACCTTGCGGCCAGCGACGCGCCCGACGGCGATGCAGACCTCGACAATCAGGACTTCTCGCAATTTCGGGAGCCACGCTGCCAGGTGTGCGGTGGCATCCTCAAGCCCGACGTCGTGTTCTTTGGCGAGACGGTGCCGCGCGGACGCATCGAACAAGCCATCGGCGCACTGGAAAGCGCGGACGGCATGCTGGTCGTGGGGTCGTCACTGATGGTGCACTCGGGCTACCGCTACGCGCAGATGGCGTCGCGGCTAGGCATTCCGATTTGTGCGGTGAATCTGGGGCAGACTCGCGCCGACGATCTGTTGACGCTGAAAGTTCAGCAGTCCTGTAGCGTGGCGCTGGACAGTCTGGTGGCCTGA
- a CDS encoding TIGR02391 family protein, which yields MSRARTAGRLQGRNVHPDVLRFCRAELLADNYFHAVQEAVKSVADKMRTRTGLTDDGAALVDRVLGGEPPLLSINPPFDAK from the coding sequence ATTTCGCGCGCGCGAACTGCGGGCCGACTTCAAGGGCGCAACGTCCATCCAGACGTTCTTAGGTTCTGCCGAGCCGAACTATTAGCAGACAATTATTTTCACGCTGTTCAAGAGGCAGTGAAGAGTGTCGCCGACAAAATGCGGACAAGGACCGGCTTAACCGACGACGGCGCAGCACTGGTCGACCGGGTGCTTGGCGGTGAGCCGCCTTTGCTATCAATCAACCCCCCGTTCGACGCCAAGTGA
- a CDS encoding maleate cis-trans isomerase family protein translates to MKNDYHDKGVGQFHESQATREYGNGAILGIAVPQANPVVEPEFAALLPAGFSMMVTRLSGSRTDSRQRMVDYLTNLPMSLDAYDTAKPDAVGYACTGSSYVVGAEAENRALSDAAEKFGYPIISSAQAILAAIKHLSARRIAVFAPYPPWMVELSKAYWVERGMDIASCASIAFDTTDTRDIYSITTPMALQSFQALRWQDADAIVFTGTGMPTLRAIAEVSKLTGKPVLSSNLCLAWALVKACGGEDYLTPPGPGEPLFGGWSTRIPV, encoded by the coding sequence GTGAAAAACGACTATCACGACAAAGGAGTTGGTCAATTCCACGAGTCCCAGGCGACGCGTGAATATGGGAACGGTGCAATCCTCGGAATTGCCGTTCCTCAGGCCAATCCTGTTGTTGAACCCGAATTTGCAGCGTTGCTGCCTGCAGGGTTTTCTATGATGGTAACGCGACTTAGCGGTAGTCGCACGGATTCCCGGCAACGCATGGTCGACTATCTGACCAATCTCCCAATGAGTTTGGATGCATATGACACTGCAAAGCCAGACGCTGTGGGATATGCCTGCACTGGTAGCTCTTATGTCGTCGGCGCGGAAGCGGAAAATCGCGCGCTTTCCGACGCGGCCGAGAAATTCGGCTATCCAATCATTTCCTCAGCGCAGGCGATCCTGGCCGCAATTAAACACCTGAGTGCGCGCCGAATCGCGGTATTTGCTCCATACCCGCCTTGGATGGTCGAGCTTAGCAAAGCATATTGGGTGGAGCGCGGCATGGATATCGCATCGTGCGCGTCGATCGCGTTCGACACAACTGACACACGCGATATTTATTCAATAACCACTCCAATGGCATTGCAGTCGTTCCAAGCGCTCCGTTGGCAAGACGCTGACGCAATCGTATTTACTGGTACTGGCATGCCAACGCTGCGAGCTATCGCCGAGGTCAGCAAGCTGACCGGAAAACCTGTTCTGTCATCTAATCTTTGTTTGGCATGGGCATTGGTTAAAGCCTGCGGTGGGGAAGATTACTTAACCCCTCCTGGTCCAGGGGAGCCACTGTTCGGTGGTTGGTCGACCCGCATCCCCGTCTAA
- a CDS encoding Bug family tripartite tricarboxylate transporter substrate binding protein — protein MNALKKYALPRHVHFTMTLVLAALIAPMCSNAADYPVKPITLIVPFAAGGPTDTTARLFAKEISTELGQPVIVDNRPGAGGMTGGGAAARATRDGHTLLWGGTSTLAVAPSLFAKLPYDPLKSFQPVSRAVRGPLVLVVNAKLPVNTMADLVKVARENPGKLNYGSAGVGSIIHLTGEMLRFKAGIDIVHVPYKGNGQVMTDLSGGTLQLAFVALGHMLPHMLDGAIRPIAITSVERNPLVPDLPTVAEAFPGFESMEWFGLVAPTGIPPEALNKLNLAFRHASKRPELRQSIAKLGYLAVDESPEEFSQAIRTEGAKWREVVTQAKVHVE, from the coding sequence ATGAACGCACTCAAAAAGTACGCGTTGCCTCGTCACGTCCATTTCACTATGACGCTTGTCTTGGCGGCACTGATCGCCCCGATGTGCAGCAACGCAGCCGACTATCCGGTTAAACCAATTACCTTGATCGTACCGTTTGCCGCAGGTGGCCCAACTGACACCACAGCCCGGCTATTTGCCAAGGAAATCTCAACCGAATTGGGTCAGCCGGTCATAGTAGATAACCGACCAGGTGCAGGCGGCATGACAGGCGGCGGTGCAGCAGCCAGAGCGACACGGGATGGACACACCCTGCTTTGGGGTGGGACAAGCACCTTAGCTGTTGCTCCTTCTCTGTTTGCAAAGCTTCCTTATGACCCATTGAAATCGTTCCAGCCCGTAAGTCGAGCGGTTCGCGGCCCACTCGTATTAGTGGTTAATGCGAAGCTTCCCGTAAACACAATGGCCGATCTTGTAAAAGTCGCTCGTGAAAATCCAGGCAAACTCAACTACGGTTCGGCAGGGGTCGGGTCAATTATTCATCTGACAGGCGAGATGCTTCGCTTCAAGGCGGGAATCGACATCGTTCACGTTCCGTACAAAGGGAACGGTCAAGTCATGACCGACCTCTCTGGCGGAACTTTGCAACTGGCCTTCGTCGCTCTTGGGCACATGCTGCCCCATATGCTAGATGGTGCGATACGACCAATTGCGATTACCAGCGTCGAGCGTAATCCACTCGTGCCCGATCTGCCGACAGTAGCAGAAGCCTTTCCCGGTTTTGAGTCCATGGAGTGGTTTGGACTGGTTGCTCCCACAGGTATTCCTCCTGAAGCCTTGAACAAGTTGAACCTCGCATTCCGCCACGCCAGCAAGCGTCCTGAGCTACGTCAAAGCATTGCAAAGCTGGGATATCTTGCGGTCGATGAGTCACCAGAAGAGTTCTCGCAGGCTATACGTACCGAGGGTGCCAAATGGCGCGAGGTCGTAACGCAAGCCAAAGTCCACGTCGAATAA
- a CDS encoding FAD-dependent monooxygenase: MSTTINTSVAIVGAGPIGLSLAIDLAWRGVDVVLLEKSDGKVDHPRLGLIAVRTMEFFRRWGLTSDVRHCGFPDDFGLSIEFCTSMTGHLLERDNYPSIRDMETPSWTPEKKQRCPQHWLDPILKRRLADFSEARLELNASVHGLEESADGVTVSAVNTETGAPLTVHAKYVVGCDGATSTVRTLLGISMEGNAHLNYSMGILFESPDLLERCGKATAERFLFIGPEGTWGNLTVIDGRAVWRLTVYGSAAKFDMENFNAEEWIRRALGTDQIDFTVLSVLPWKRTELIASSYGTNRILLAGDAAHTMSPTGGMGMNTGLCDATDLAWKLEAVIKGWGGNRLIASYEEERKPIATRNAAYSTHNFKTWTSPAPCDFLLEDSDRAIEARRTVGMNLKKATQAEWQSWGLQVGYRYEGSSICVFDGTPPTPDDYSTYVPTARPGSRAPHAWLADGLSTLDLFGRGFALLVFDHRRKKAIDCLLSAAQDREVPLAVTQIDKPEVAELYGSPMVLVRPDGHVAWRGADITDAGRILDIVRGADLHMAETI, encoded by the coding sequence ATGTCCACCACCATCAACACCTCGGTTGCTATTGTCGGTGCCGGCCCGATAGGCTTGAGCCTTGCCATTGATCTTGCATGGCGTGGTGTCGACGTCGTGCTGCTCGAAAAAAGCGATGGCAAAGTCGACCATCCACGACTTGGACTGATTGCCGTGCGAACAATGGAGTTCTTCCGGCGCTGGGGATTGACCTCCGACGTCCGCCACTGCGGATTTCCGGACGATTTTGGCCTTTCCATCGAATTCTGCACGAGCATGACGGGCCACCTCCTGGAACGCGACAATTATCCGAGCATCCGGGATATGGAAACACCTTCGTGGACGCCAGAAAAAAAGCAACGGTGTCCTCAGCATTGGCTCGACCCAATTCTGAAACGCAGGTTGGCCGACTTTTCTGAGGCACGCTTAGAGCTGAATGCGTCTGTACATGGCCTAGAAGAGTCGGCTGACGGTGTGACCGTGTCGGCAGTTAACACCGAAACAGGCGCTCCACTTACTGTGCACGCAAAGTATGTGGTCGGTTGCGATGGTGCTACGAGTACTGTGCGCACACTGCTGGGTATTTCTATGGAGGGAAATGCCCATCTTAATTATTCGATGGGCATTTTGTTTGAAAGTCCTGATCTGCTGGAGCGCTGCGGGAAAGCGACTGCAGAGCGTTTTCTATTTATTGGTCCAGAGGGTACCTGGGGCAACTTGACGGTAATTGACGGCCGTGCTGTATGGCGCCTGACCGTGTATGGCAGTGCCGCGAAGTTCGACATGGAAAATTTCAACGCCGAAGAATGGATACGCCGCGCACTTGGCACTGACCAGATCGATTTCACAGTGCTATCCGTATTGCCTTGGAAACGAACTGAGCTAATTGCCTCAAGCTACGGCACCAATCGCATTCTGTTAGCTGGCGATGCCGCACACACAATGTCCCCGACGGGCGGCATGGGCATGAACACGGGTTTGTGTGACGCGACAGACCTCGCATGGAAGTTAGAGGCAGTAATTAAGGGGTGGGGTGGAAACCGTCTGATTGCGTCGTACGAAGAAGAGCGCAAGCCCATCGCAACACGCAACGCCGCTTATTCAACGCACAATTTCAAAACATGGACTTCCCCAGCTCCGTGCGATTTCTTGCTTGAGGACTCCGATCGCGCGATTGAAGCAAGGCGCACCGTCGGAATGAATTTAAAGAAAGCGACCCAAGCTGAATGGCAATCTTGGGGCCTGCAAGTGGGTTATCGGTACGAAGGCAGTTCAATTTGCGTTTTTGATGGAACGCCTCCGACACCAGATGATTATTCGACTTACGTCCCGACAGCAAGGCCGGGATCGCGTGCACCTCATGCTTGGCTTGCTGATGGCCTATCCACGCTCGACCTGTTCGGCCGCGGTTTTGCACTGCTGGTTTTTGACCATCGACGCAAAAAGGCAATTGACTGCCTATTGTCTGCTGCTCAGGATCGGGAAGTCCCGTTGGCGGTTACTCAAATCGACAAACCGGAAGTTGCTGAGCTGTACGGTTCACCAATGGTGCTTGTCAGACCGGACGGCCATGTGGCTTGGCGCGGCGCCGACATTACTGACGCAGGGCGCATTCTAGACATCGTCCGCGGAGCGGATCTTCATATGGCGGAAACGATATGA